One region of Eriocheir sinensis breed Jianghai 21 chromosome 36, ASM2467909v1, whole genome shotgun sequence genomic DNA includes:
- the LOC127007799 gene encoding uncharacterized protein LOC127007799 isoform X14 has product MVSCEGSFSSVSVTTGSFVLLAGRISFVISVRSVIRGPSPFSVTFLVSTEVSLMVSCEGSFSSVSVTTGSFVLLAGRISFVISVRSVIRGPSPFSVTFLVSTEVSLMVSCEGSFSSASVTTGSFVLLPGRISFVISVRSVIRGPSPFSVTFLVSTEVSLMVSCEGSFSSVSVTTTSFVSLAGRISFVISVRSVIRGPSPFSVTFLVSTEVSLMVSCEGSFSSVSVTTGSFVLLPGRISFVISVRSVIRGPSPFSVTFLVSTEVSLMVSCEGSFSSVSVTTGSFVLLAGRISFVISVRSVIRGPSPFSVTFLVSTEVSLMVSCEGSFSSVSVTTGSFVLLAGRISFVISVRSVIRGPSPFSVTFLVSTEVSLMVSCEGSFSSVSVTTGSFVLLAGRISFVISVRSTFRGPSPFAVPFLPSTEISLMVSCGGSFSSFSVTTGSFVLLPGRISFVISVRSVIRGPSPFSVTFLVSTEVSLMVSCEGSFSSVTITTGSFVLLPGRISFVISVRSVIRGSSPFSVAFLPSTDVIGMLSCEGSLSSFSVTKVSFVLLPGRISFVISVRSSFRGPSLFSVAFLPSTDVIIMLSCEGSLSSFSVTKVSFVLLPGRISFVISVRSSFRGPSPFSVGFLPSTDVIGMLSCEGSLSSFSVIKVSFVLLPGRISFVTSVRSTFRDPLPFSVKFLLSTNISFMVSCEGSFSSFSVTRTSFVLLPGRISTVFPVRSTL; this is encoded by the exons atggtttcctgtgagggtagcttttcttctgtctctgttACTACaggttcattcgttttattggcgggcagaatctcctttgttatctctgttcgttctgttatcagaggtccatcgccattttctgtaacattcttagtttccacagaagtctccttaatggtttcctgtgagggtagcttttcttctgtctctgttACTACaggttcattcgttttattggcgggcagaatctcctttgttatctctgttcgttctgttatcagag gtccatcgccattttctgtaacattcttagtttccacagaagtctccttaatggtttcctgtgagggtagcttttcttctgcctctgttACTACaggttcattcgttttattgccgggcagaatctcctttgttatctctgttcgttctgttatcagaggtccatcgccattttctgtaacattcttagtctccacagaagtctccttaatggtttcctgtgaaggtagtttttcttctgtctctgttactacaacttcattcgtttcattggctggcagaatctcctttgttatctctgttcgttctgttatcagaggtccatcgccattttctgtaacattcttagtctccacagaagtctccttaatggtttcctgtgagg gtagtttttcttctgtctctgttACTACaggttcattcgttttattgccgggcagaatctcctttgttatctctgttcgttctgttatcagaggtccatcgccattttctgtaacattcttagtctccacagaagtctccttaatggtttcctgtgaaggtagtttttcttctgtctctgttACTACag gttcattcgttttattggcgggcagaatctcctttgttatctctgttcgttctgttatcagaggtccatcgccattttctgtaacattcttagtctccacagaagtctccttaatggtttcctgtgagggtagcttttcttctgtctctgttACTACaggttcattcgttttattggcgggcagaatctcctttgttatctctgttcgttctgttatcagaggtccatcgccattttctgtaacattcttagtctccacagaagtctccttaatggtttcctgtgagggtagcttttcttctgtctctgttACTACaggttcattcgttttattggcgggcagaatctcctttgttatctctgttcgttctacattcagaggtccatcgccatttgcTGTTCCGTTCCTCCCCTCCACAGAaatctccttaatggtttcctgtggaggtagtttttcttctttctctgttactacaggttcattcgttttattgccgggcagaatctcctttgttatctctgttcgttctgttatcagaggtccatcgccattttctgtaacattcttagtctccacagaagtctccttaatggtttcctgtgaaggtagtttttcttctgtcACTATTACTACaggttcattcgttttattgccgggcagaatctcctttgttatctctgttcgttctgttatcagaggttcatcgccattttctgttgcgttcctcccctccacagatgtcatcggaatgctttcctgtgaag gtagtctttcttctttctctgttactaaagtttcattcgttttattgccgggcagaatctcctttgttatctctgttcgttcttctTTCAGAGGTCCATCGCTATTTTCTGTTGCGTTCCTCCCCTCCACAGATGTCATTataatgctttcctgtgaaggtagtctttcttctttctctgttactaaagtttcattcgttttattgccgggcagaatctcctttgttatctctgttcgttcttctttcagaggtccatcgccattttctgtagggttcctcccctccacagatgtcatcggaatgctttcctgtgaaggtagtctttcttctttctctgttattaaagtttcattcgttttattgcctggcagaatctcctttgttacctctgttcgttctactttcaGAGATCCATTGCCCTTTTCTGTAAAATTCTTACTCTCCACAAATATCTCCTtcatggtttcctgtgaaggtagtttttcttctttctctgtaacgagaacttcattcgttttattgccaggCAGAATCTCCACTGTTTTTCctgttcgttctactttatgA
- the LOC127007799 gene encoding uncharacterized protein LOC127007799 isoform X37 produces the protein MVSCEGSFSSVSVTTGSFVLLAGRISFVISVRSVIRGPSPFSVTFLVSTEVSLMVSCEGSFSSVSVTTGSFVLLAGRISFVISVRSVIRGPSPFSVTFLVSTEVSLMVSCEGSFSSASVTTGSFVLLPGRISFVISVRSVIRGPSPFSVTFLVSTEVSLMVSCEGSFSSVSVTTTSFVSLAGRISFVISVRSVIRGPSPFSVTFLVSTEVSLMVSCEGSFSSVSVTTGSFVLLPGRISFVISVRSVIRGPSPFSVTFLVSTEVSLMVSCEGSFSSVSVTTGSFVLLPGRISFVISVRSVIRGPSPFSVTFLVSTEVSLMVSCEGSFSSVSVTTGSFVLLPGRISFVISVRSVIRGSSLFSVAFLPSTDVIGMLSCEGSLSSFSVTKVSFVLLPGRISFVISVRSSFRGPSLFSVAFLPSTDVIIMLSCEGSLSSFSVTKVSFVLLPGRISFVISVRSSFRGPSPFSVGFLPSTDVIGMLSCEGSLSSFSVIKVSFVLLPGRISFVTSVRSTFRDPLPFSVKFLLSTNISFMVSCEGSFSSFSVTRTSFVLLPGRISTVFPVRSTL, from the exons atggtttcctgtgagggtagcttttcttctgtctctgttACTACaggttcattcgttttattggcgggcagaatctcctttgttatctctgttcgttctgttatcagaggtccatcgccattttctgtaacattcttagtttccacagaagtctccttaatggtttcctgtgagggtagcttttcttctgtctctgttACTACaggttcattcgttttattggcgggcagaatctcctttgttatctctgttcgttctgttatcagag gtccatcgccattttctgtaacattcttagtttccacagaagtctccttaatggtttcctgtgagggtagcttttcttctgcctctgttACTACaggttcattcgttttattgccgggcagaatctcctttgttatctctgttcgttctgttatcagaggtccatcgccattttctgtaacattcttagtctccacagaagtctccttaatggtttcctgtgaaggtagtttttcttctgtctctgttactacaacttcattcgtttcattggctggcagaatctcctttgttatctctgttcgttctgttatcagaggtccatcgccattttctgtaacattcttagtctccacagaagtctccttaatggtttcctgtgagg gtagtttttcttctgtctctgttACTACaggttcattcgttttattgccgggcagaatctcctttgttatctctgttcgttctgttatcagaggtccatcgccattttctgtaacattcttagtctccacagaagtctccttaatggtttcctgtgaaggtagtttttcttctgtctctgttACTACaggttcattcgttttattgccgggcagaatctcctttgttatctctgttcgttctgttatcagag gtccatcgccattttctgtaacattcttagtctccacagaagtctccttaatggtttcctgtgagggtagcttttcttctgtctctgttACTACag gttcattcgttttattgccgggcagaatctcctttgttatctctgttcgttctgttatcagag GTTCATCGCTATTTTCTGTTGCGTTCCTcccctccacagatgtcatcggaatgctttcctgtgaaggtagtctttcttctttctctgttactaaagtttcattcgttttattgccgggcagaatctcctttgttatctctgttcgttcttctTTCAGAGGTCCATCGCTATTTTCTGTTGCGTTCCTCCCCTCCACAGATGTCATTataatgctttcctgtgaaggtagtctttcttctttctctgttactaaagtttcattcgttttattgccgggcagaatctcctttgttatctctgttcgttcttctttcagaggtccatcgccattttctgtagggttcctcccctccacagatgtcatcggaatgctttcctgtgaaggtagtctttcttctttctctgttattaaagtttcattcgttttattgcctggcagaatctcctttgttacctctgttcgttctactttcaGAGATCCATTGCCCTTTTCTGTAAAATTCTTACTCTCCACAAATATCTCCTtcatggtttcctgtgaaggtagtttttcttctttctctgtaacgagaacttcattcgttttattgccaggCAGAATCTCCACTGTTTTTCctgttcgttctactttatgA
- the LOC127007799 gene encoding uncharacterized protein LOC127007799 isoform X40 translates to MVSCEGSFSSVSVTTGSFVLLAGRISFVISVRSVIRGPSPFSVTFLVSTEVSLMVSCEGSFSSVSVTTGSFVLLAGRISFVISVRSVIRGPSPFSVTFLVSTEVSLMVSCEGSFSSASVTTGSFVLLPGRISFVISVRSVIRGPSPFSVTFLVSTEVSLMVSCEGSFSSVSVTTTSFVSLAGRISFVISVRSVIRGPSPFSVTFLVSTEVSLMVSCEGSFSSVSVTTGSFVLLPGRISFVISVRSVIRGPSPFSVTFLVSTEVSLMVSCEGSFSSVSVTTGSFVLLPGRISFVISVRSVIRGSSLFSVAFLPSTDVIGMLSCEGSLSSFSVTKVSFVLLPGRISFVISVRSSFRGPSLFSVAFLPSTDVIIMLSCEGSLSSFSVTKVSFVLLPGRISFVISVRSSFRGPSPFSVGFLPSTDVIGMLSCEGSLSSFSVIKVSFVLLPGRISFVTSVRSTFRDPLPFSVKFLLSTNISFMVSCEGSFSSFSVTRTSFVLLPGRISTVFPVRSTL, encoded by the exons atggtttcctgtgagggtagcttttcttctgtctctgttACTACaggttcattcgttttattggcgggcagaatctcctttgttatctctgttcgttctgttatcagaggtccatcgccattttctgtaacattcttagtttccacagaagtctccttaatggtttcctgtgagggtagcttttcttctgtctctgttACTACaggttcattcgttttattggcgggcagaatctcctttgttatctctgttcgttctgttatcagag gtccatcgccattttctgtaacattcttagtttccacagaagtctccttaatggtttcctgtgagggtagcttttcttctgcctctgttACTACaggttcattcgttttattgccgggcagaatctcctttgttatctctgttcgttctgttatcagaggtccatcgccattttctgtaacattcttagtctccacagaagtctccttaatggtttcctgtgaaggtagtttttcttctgtctctgttactacaacttcattcgtttcattggctggcagaatctcctttgttatctctgttcgttctgttatcagaggtccatcgccattttctgtaacattcttagtctccacagaagtctccttaatggtttcctgtgagg gtagtttttcttctgtctctgttACTACaggttcattcgttttattgccgggcagaatctcctttgttatctctgttcgttctgttatcagag gtccatcgccattttctgtaacattcttagtctccacagaagtctccttaatggtttcctgtgagggtagcttttcttctgtctctgttACTACag gttcattcgttttattgccgggcagaatctcctttgttatctctgttcgttctgttatcagag GTTCATCGCTATTTTCTGTTGCGTTCCTcccctccacagatgtcatcggaatgctttcctgtgaaggtagtctttcttctttctctgttactaaagtttcattcgttttattgccgggcagaatctcctttgttatctctgttcgttcttctTTCAGAGGTCCATCGCTATTTTCTGTTGCGTTCCTCCCCTCCACAGATGTCATTataatgctttcctgtgaaggtagtctttcttctttctctgttactaaagtttcattcgttttattgccgggcagaatctcctttgttatctctgttcgttcttctttcagaggtccatcgccattttctgtagggttcctcccctccacagatgtcatcggaatgctttcctgtgaaggtagtctttcttctttctctgttattaaagtttcattcgttttattgcctggcagaatctcctttgttacctctgttcgttctactttcaGAGATCCATTGCCCTTTTCTGTAAAATTCTTACTCTCCACAAATATCTCCTtcatggtttcctgtgaaggtagtttttcttctttctctgtaacgagaacttcattcgttttattgccaggCAGAATCTCCACTGTTTTTCctgttcgttctactttatgA
- the LOC127007799 gene encoding uncharacterized protein LOC127007799 isoform X12 — translation MVSCEGSFSSVSVTTGSFVLLAGRISFVISVRSVIRGPSPFSVTFLVSTEVSLMVSCEGSFSSVSVTTGSFVLLAGRISFVISVRSVIRGPSPFSVTFLVSTEVSLMVSCEGSFSSASVTTGSFVLLPGRISFVISVRSVIRGPSPFSVTFLVSTEVSLMVSCEGSFSSVSVTTTSFVSLAGRISFVISVRSVIRGPSPFSVTFLVSTEVSLMVSCEGSFSSVSVTTGSFVLLPGRISFVISVRSVIRGPSPFSVTFLVSTEVSLMVSCEGSFSSVSVTTGSFVLLPGRISFVISVRSVIRGPSPFSVTFLVSTEVSLMVSCEGSFSSVSITTGSFVLLAGRISFVISVRSVIRGPSPFSVTFLVSTEVSLMVSCEGSFSSVSVTTGSFVLLAGRISFVISVRSVIRGPSPFSVTFLVSTEVSLMVSCEGSFSSVSVTTGSFVLLPGRISFVISVRSVIRGPSPFSVTFLVSTEVSLMVSCEGSFSSVTITTGSFVLLPGRISFVISVRSVIRGSSPFSVAFLPSTDVIGMLSCEGSLSSFSVTKVSFVLLPGRISFVISVRSSFRGPSLFSVAFLPSTDVIIMLSCEGSLSSFSVTKVSFVLLPGRISFVISVRSSFRGPSPFSVGFLPSTDVIGMLSCEGSLSSFSVIKVSFVLLPGRISFVTSVRSTFRDPLPFSVKFLLSTNISFMVSCEGSFSSFSVTRTSFVLLPGRISTVFPVRSTL, via the exons atggtttcctgtgagggtagcttttcttctgtctctgttACTACaggttcattcgttttattggcgggcagaatctcctttgttatctctgttcgttctgttatcagaggtccatcgccattttctgtaacattcttagtttccacagaagtctccttaatggtttcctgtgagggtagcttttcttctgtctctgttACTACaggttcattcgttttattggcgggcagaatctcctttgttatctctgttcgttctgttatcagag gtccatcgccattttctgtaacattcttagtttccacagaagtctccttaatggtttcctgtgagggtagcttttcttctgcctctgttACTACaggttcattcgttttattgccgggcagaatctcctttgttatctctgttcgttctgttatcagaggtccatcgccattttctgtaacattcttagtctccacagaagtctccttaatggtttcctgtgaaggtagtttttcttctgtctctgttactacaacttcattcgtttcattggctggcagaatctcctttgttatctctgttcgttctgttatcagaggtccatcgccattttctgtaacattcttagtctccacagaagtctccttaatggtttcctgtgagg gtagtttttcttctgtctctgttACTACaggttcattcgttttattgccgggcagaatctcctttgttatctctgttcgttctgttatcagaggtccatcgccattttctgtaacattcttagtctccacagaagtctccttaatggtttcctgtgaaggtagtttttcttctgtctctgttACTACaggttcattcgttttattgccgggcagaatctcctttgttatctctgttcgttctgttatcagaggtccatcgccattttctgtaacattcttagtctccacagaagtctccttaatggtttcctgtgaaggtagtttttcttctgtctctaTTACTACaggttcattcgttttattggcgggcagaatctcctttgttatctctgttcgttctgttatcagaggtccatcgccattttctgtaacattcttagtctccacagaagtctccttaatggtttcctgtgagggtagcttttcttctgtctctgttACTACaggttcattcgttttattggcgggcagaatctcctttgttatctctgttcgttctgttatcagaggtccatcgccattttctgtaacattcttagtctccacagaagtctccttaatggtttcctgtgagggtagcttttcttctgtctctgttACTACag gttcattcgttttattgccgggcagaatctcctttgttatctctgttcgttctgttatcagaggtccatcgccattttctgtaacattcttagtctccacagaagtctccttaatggtttcctgtgaaggtagtttttcttctgtcACTATTACTACaggttcattcgttttattgccgggcagaatctcctttgttatctctgttcgttctgttatcagaggttcatcgccattttctgttgcgttcctcccctccacagatgtcatcggaatgctttcctgtgaag gtagtctttcttctttctctgttactaaagtttcattcgttttattgccgggcagaatctcctttgttatctctgttcgttcttctTTCAGAGGTCCATCGCTATTTTCTGTTGCGTTCCTCCCCTCCACAGATGTCATTataatgctttcctgtgaaggtagtctttcttctttctctgttactaaagtttcattcgttttattgccgggcagaatctcctttgttatctctgttcgttcttctttcagaggtccatcgccattttctgtagggttcctcccctccacagatgtcatcggaatgctttcctgtgaaggtagtctttcttctttctctgttattaaagtttcattcgttttattgcctggcagaatctcctttgttacctctgttcgttctactttcaGAGATCCATTGCCCTTTTCTGTAAAATTCTTACTCTCCACAAATATCTCCTtcatggtttcctgtgaaggtagtttttcttctttctctgtaacgagaacttcattcgttttattgccaggCAGAATCTCCACTGTTTTTCctgttcgttctactttatgA
- the LOC127007799 gene encoding uncharacterized protein LOC127007799 isoform X29, with product MVSCEGSFSSASVTTGSFVLLPGRISFVISVRSVIRGPSPFSVTFLVSTEVSLMVSCEGSFSSVSVTTTSFVSLAGRISFVISVRSVIRGPSPFSVTFLVSTEVSLMVSCEGSFSSVSVTTGSFVLLPGRISFVISVRSVIRGPSPFSVTFLVSTEVSLMVSCEGSFSSVSVTTGSFVLLPGRISFVISVRSVIRGPSPFSVTFLVSTEVSLMVSCEGSFSSVSITTGSFVLLAGRISFVISVRSVIRGPSPFSVTFLVSTEVSLMVSCEGSFSSVSVTTGSFVLLAGRISFVISVRSVIRGPSPFSVTFLVSTEVSLMVSCEGSFSSVSVTTGSFVLLAGRISFVISVRSTFRGPSPFAVPFLPSTEISLMVSCGGSFSSFSVTTGSFVLLPGRISFVISVRSVIRGPSPFSVTFLVSTEVSLMVSCEGSFSSVTITTGSFVLLPGRISFVISVRSVIRGSSPFSVAFLPSTDVIGMLSCEGSLSSFSVTKVSFVLLPGRISFVISVRSSFRGPSLFSVAFLPSTDVIIMLSCEGSLSSFSVTKVSFVLLPGRISFVISVRSSFRGPSPFSVGFLPSTDVIGMLSCEGSLSSFSVIKVSFVLLPGRISFVTSVRSTFRDPLPFSVKFLLSTNISFMVSCEGSFSSFSVTRTSFVLLPGRISTVFPVRSTL from the exons atggtttcctgtgagggtagcttttcttctgcctctgttACTACaggttcattcgttttattgccgggcagaatctcctttgttatctctgttcgttctgttatcagaggtccatcgccattttctgtaacattcttagtctccacagaagtctccttaatggtttcctgtgaaggtagtttttcttctgtctctgttactacaacttcattcgtttcattggctggcagaatctcctttgttatctctgttcgttctgttatcagaggtccatcgccattttctgtaacattcttagtctccacagaagtctccttaatggtttcctgtgagg gtagtttttcttctgtctctgttACTACaggttcattcgttttattgccgggcagaatctcctttgttatctctgttcgttctgttatcagaggtccatcgccattttctgtaacattcttagtctccacagaagtctccttaatggtttcctgtgaaggtagtttttcttctgtctctgttACTACaggttcattcgttttattgccgggcagaatctcctttgttatctctgttcgttctgttatcagaggtccatcgccattttctgtaacattcttagtctccacagaagtctccttaatggtttcctgtgaaggtagtttttcttctgtctctaTTACTACaggttcattcgttttattggcgggcagaatctcctttgttatctctgttcgttctgttatcagaggtccatcgccattttctgtaacattcttagtctccacagaagtctccttaatggtttcctgtgagggtagcttttcttctgtctctgttACTACaggttcattcgttttattggcgggcagaatctcctttgttatctctgttcgttctgttatcagaggtccatcgccattttctgtaacattcttagtctccacagaagtctccttaatggtttcctgtgagggtagcttttcttctgtctctgttACTACaggttcattcgttttattggcgggcagaatctcctttgttatctctgttcgttctacattcagaggtccatcgccatttgcTGTTCCGTTCCTCCCCTCCACAGAaatctccttaatggtttcctgtggaggtagtttttcttctttctctgttactacaggttcattcgttttattgccgggcagaatctcctttgttatctctgttcgttctgttatcagaggtccatcgccattttctgtaacattcttagtctccacagaagtctccttaatggtttcctgtgaaggtagtttttcttctgtcACTATTACTACaggttcattcgttttattgccgggcagaatctcctttgttatctctgttcgttctgttatcagaggttcatcgccattttctgttgcgttcctcccctccacagatgtcatcggaatgctttcctgtgaag gtagtctttcttctttctctgttactaaagtttcattcgttttattgccgggcagaatctcctttgttatctctgttcgttcttctTTCAGAGGTCCATCGCTATTTTCTGTTGCGTTCCTCCCCTCCACAGATGTCATTataatgctttcctgtgaaggtagtctttcttctttctctgttactaaagtttcattcgttttattgccgggcagaatctcctttgttatctctgttcgttcttctttcagaggtccatcgccattttctgtagggttcctcccctccacagatgtcatcggaatgctttcctgtgaaggtagtctttcttctttctctgttattaaagtttcattcgttttattgcctggcagaatctcctttgttacctctgttcgttctactttcaGAGATCCATTGCCCTTTTCTGTAAAATTCTTACTCTCCACAAATATCTCCTtcatggtttcctgtgaaggtagtttttcttctttctctgtaacgagaacttcattcgttttattgccaggCAGAATCTCCACTGTTTTTCctgttcgttctactttatgA